CGCAGGCCGCGGAGGCCGCGCTGGTGCCCGATGTCGCGGTCTTCGGCATGCGCTCGCTGGCCCAGGTCGTCGCCGAGCTCCGCGGCCTCGAGGTGCCCGAGGCGCCGCCGGTCGCGGCGGAGTCGGGGAGCCGGCTGCTGTCGTGGCGGGGTCAGGAGCGTCTCGAGGAGGGCGACCTCGCCGACCTCGTGGGGATCGGTGAGGCCGTGTACGCCGCGGAGGTCGCCGCCGCGGGCGGTCACCACCTGCTGCTGCGGGGCCCGAAGGGCTCGGGCAAGACCACGCTGGCCGAGCGCATCCCCTCGATCCTTCCGGACCTCGACCACGAGGAGGCGCTCGAGCTGACCGCGATCCACTCCCTGGCCGGCGGGCCGGCGGCCACCACGCTGATCCGTCGTCCGCCCTACCTGGCACCGCACCACGGGGCGAGCCAGGCCAGCATCCTCGGTGGCGGCAGCGGACGTGCCCGCCCGGGTGCGGTGAGCCGCGCCCACAGCGGTGTGCTGTTCCTCGACGAGTTCCCCCTGTTCTCCAGCACCGTGGTGCAGGGGCTGCGGGAACCCCTGGAGAGCGGCGAGGTGACGATCGCGCGGGGCGAGGAGACCGCGACCTTCCCGGCACGCGCGCTGGTGGTCCTGGCCGCCAATCCGTGCCCGTGCGGCGAGCGCGACTCGGGCACGGGTGCCTGCACCTGCCCGTCCGTGAAGCTGCGGACCTACCAGGAGAAGCTCGAGGGTCCGGTGGCCGACCGCGTGGACATCCTGCGTGACGTGCGTCCACCGCCACGGGGGAGCGGGTCGTCGCCCGTCCCGGTGACCACCAGCGCCGACGCCCGCGCCCGGGTGACGGCGGCGCGGCAGCGGCAGGCGAAGCGGTACGCGGGCGCCAGCTGGCGCCTCAACGGGCACGCGCCGGGTGCGGCGCTCCGAGCGGCGTGGCCCCTGGAGGAGAAGAGCGCGCAGCTGGTGGAGCAGCACGTCGACGACGGGCTGCTGACGCGGCGGGGCGCCACGCGGGTGCACCGCCTCGCCTGGACGGTCGCGGACCTCGCGGGCTCGTCCGAGCCCGGGCTCCGCGACGTCGAGGTCGCCCTGGCGCTGCGGCTCGGCGACCCCCTGCCCGCCGCGCTGGTGGAGCGTGCCGGATGAGCGTCGACGACGGCGAGCGGTTCGCTCGCGTCGCCCTCAGCCACATCGGCGAGCCGGGCGACGTGCGTCTGCTGGAGATGGTGCGCCGCGTCGGCGCGGAGGCCGTGTACGAGGCCGTGCGCGACGTGCACCGGAACCCGCGGCGGGTCGACCGCGCCCTGTCCGGGGTGGCGGCACGGGTCGACGGGGTCGAGCCCGGGCGACGTCTGGAGCTGGCGATGCGCCAGGGGGCCCGCTTCGTGGTGCCGGGGGACGACGAGTGGCCGACCGCGCTCGACGACCTCGCCGACCTCCCGCCGCTGCACCGGCGCGGCGAGGTCCCGGTCGGCCTGTGGGTGCGGGGACCGCTCCGGCTCGACCAGGTGAGCCGGTCGGTCGCGATCGTCGGCTCGCGGGCCGCGACCACGTACGGCGGGCGCGCCGCCCACGACATCGCCACCGACGTCGGCGCAGCCGGCCTGTGCGTCGTGTCGGGTGCCGCCTTCGGCGTCGACCAGGCCGCGCACCGGGGCGCTCTCGCCACCGGGGGCGCGACGATCGCGGTGCTGGCGAGCGGTGTCGACAAGGCCTACCCGGCCGCGCACGCCGCGCTCCTCGACCTCATCGCCGACCACGGCGCGATCGTGTCCGAGGCCGCTCCCGGCAACGCCCCGACCCGGATCCGCTTCCTGGCCCGCAACCGCCTCATCGCGGCGCTGTGCCAGGGCACGGTCGTCGTCGAGGCCGCCCTGCGCAGCGGTGCGCTCAACACCGCCAGCTGGGCGGAGTCCGTCGGCCGGGTCGTCATGGGCGTCCCGGGGCCGGTCACGAGCGGGCTCTCGCAGGGCGTGCACGAGCTCATCCGGTCGCGTGCGGCGCTGCTGGTGACCGGCGGCGCCGAGGTCCTCGAGGCCGTCGGCGCGTCGGGCGAGCACCTCCTCGCCGTACCCCGCGGGCCGGCCCGGCCCCGCGACCGCCTGACGGGGCGGCAGCAGCAGGTGCTCGACGCGGTCCCGGTGCACCGCGGCGCCACGGTGGCCTCGATCGCCCGCGCGGCCGGCGTGACCGCGGACGACGCACAGCGCGACATCGCCGAGCTCGACGCCGACGGGTTCGTCGAGCAGAGCGGCGCGGGATGGCGCCTGGCGCCGCGGCCGGGGAGTGACACGGGCTGAGCCCGCTGAGGCCGAAGCCGACGCAGGAAGGGGCACGAACGACGAGCCGGAGCGCGATCCGGGCGTCGTTCGTGCCCCTTCGTCGTGTTCCGCCGCACGGTCGTCCCCGCCCCTCCCGGGACGTCATGCGTTCCGCTGGTGGGGGCCGCCGCTTCGCATGACGTCCGCGAGGGGCGGTCCGGTCGGGGTCGCGCTGCGCGTGGGACGTCATGCAACTCGCCGGTGGGGGGCGCCGCTTCGCATGACGTCCCCGCGGGCCGGCGGGGGCTGCGACAGCGCCCGCCGAGACCGACCCT
This Nocardioides alkalitolerans DNA region includes the following protein-coding sequences:
- a CDS encoding YifB family Mg chelatase-like AAA ATPase codes for the protein MAVATSRTIALQGATGHLIDVQVDVSPGMVATIMVGRPDAAISEARDRCRMAVSNSGFAWPTTRRTTILLSPADLPKRGTHFDLAIAVAVLAAAVDPRKDAPIPTDDALFLGELTLAGALRPVPGVLPMVLAAASHGIRRVFVPEPQAAEAALVPDVAVFGMRSLAQVVAELRGLEVPEAPPVAAESGSRLLSWRGQERLEEGDLADLVGIGEAVYAAEVAAAGGHHLLLRGPKGSGKTTLAERIPSILPDLDHEEALELTAIHSLAGGPAATTLIRRPPYLAPHHGASQASILGGGSGRARPGAVSRAHSGVLFLDEFPLFSSTVVQGLREPLESGEVTIARGEETATFPARALVVLAANPCPCGERDSGTGACTCPSVKLRTYQEKLEGPVADRVDILRDVRPPPRGSGSSPVPVTTSADARARVTAARQRQAKRYAGASWRLNGHAPGAALRAAWPLEEKSAQLVEQHVDDGLLTRRGATRVHRLAWTVADLAGSSEPGLRDVEVALALRLGDPLPAALVERAG
- the dprA gene encoding DNA-processing protein DprA, encoding MSVDDGERFARVALSHIGEPGDVRLLEMVRRVGAEAVYEAVRDVHRNPRRVDRALSGVAARVDGVEPGRRLELAMRQGARFVVPGDDEWPTALDDLADLPPLHRRGEVPVGLWVRGPLRLDQVSRSVAIVGSRAATTYGGRAAHDIATDVGAAGLCVVSGAAFGVDQAAHRGALATGGATIAVLASGVDKAYPAAHAALLDLIADHGAIVSEAAPGNAPTRIRFLARNRLIAALCQGTVVVEAALRSGALNTASWAESVGRVVMGVPGPVTSGLSQGVHELIRSRAALLVTGGAEVLEAVGASGEHLLAVPRGPARPRDRLTGRQQQVLDAVPVHRGATVASIARAAGVTADDAQRDIAELDADGFVEQSGAGWRLAPRPGSDTG